In the genome of Hippoglossus hippoglossus isolate fHipHip1 chromosome 9, fHipHip1.pri, whole genome shotgun sequence, the window GAGTGTCCCAAATTTatagaaaactaaatataaaggTTCTACATGTACATTTTTACTCTCTCTAAGGAGCAAACGTTAGTATAAACGGCTGTTGGCTCCTggtgtagacagcagatatccAGATAGTCTGCTGTACGGCCTCTCGAGTCCACACGAGttgaacatttctccacacaaacactgtaacATTTCACAGTTGTTTTAGGCACCAGACGACATTTTTTAACTGTTATAAAAAAGCTGATAAGCGATGCATTTTGGTTTGTACCGCCTCTATTGCGCTCCACGCAGACTTGCTCACACTGAAGAAATAGCAACTCATTGAAGTCATATTATAACCTCTGGTCTTACTCAACAATGGCTGAATGTCTTTGCCAAGCAACCCTCACCACTACCACCCGCTCCCAGTAAGACAACCACCTTTTAACCTGCTGTTACAAGGCAGGTTAAAAGGTGGTTGTTGACTAATCCAGCACACGCATCAGTTGCTGCACTGATAGATTGTACAGCCCTTTCATTCCTCTAGCACACAGCGTCATCCGGTGTGTATCAACTTGTCTGATTCCAGTCCTCATTATCCTTTGTGCGTTGGTTGAAACCTGATGTTGGTGCCAGAACTGATGACGGTTCGTCTGATTCACCTGGAACCGGGTTCAGGACCTCCCACATTTTGACAGTTGACAGTTGCATGTTTTGACTGATTTAACAGGTGCGTGGATTATCAAAGAATTCCCCGTAGATGTTGTAAGTGTTATCGATGTGTTTTACTTTCGATTTCAGAATCCACCTgatttaatttcttcattttagcCCCTTCTGCTTGACCTCCTGTTTATTCCCCTGCACATAGACATAGCCACACAATAATAACATGTGCAAAATGCAGCCTGTCAGACATTATGAAAAGAGACACAATAATATTCATGctagaggatgaatcctaatggTCATCTCGACCTGAGCTTAGCTACTGGTTGGCCTGCCACCAAATTCTATTCGCAGATCTAGTTCCCAGAGAATGTATCCTACAGACTTGGGTGATCTTCTAACTTAACCTCTTGTGCAACAGTGAATTGTTTGTTGAAGTTTTTTTGcacacattcatgttcccctcaggatgaaccGTAGTTAACTTTAGCGATGCGTTGACTTTTAACACAGCACCACCCTCAAGTCCAGATTTAAATTTGGtgtatttctcttctcttctcttcttccaaaACCCATCCCACATTAAAACCTTTAAGCTGTAAGTAGTTTTGACAAATCCTCCACTGCGGTCAAGTCAGGCCATAGTGGTTCATTttaaagaccaaaacaaatcCTCCAGATTTAAGTTTCAAACCTGTTGCTCAGACGGGAGAACGTCCTGTGAACTGCAGGATTTACCCTCAAGCCAAACAGCACTCAGAGACTGTCAGCTTTGACAGCTCTTCCTGCTACAGCACCAACTTTCCCAGCTCTAAAATAAACACCCAACACGTGAGTCTGTCTTTTGTTCTCCCATAAAAATATTCCCCTGGTTGGTATTACTTAGATGGGGGATTTTTCAGTAATTGTCTGTTATATTGCACAACATGCAGCAGAGGTTTGAAAGCCACACGAGAGCTCACAGTTACCACGGTGAACGAGAAATGTTTTCTTGACTGCTGGGCGACAGCTTCTGCAGTGTGAGGTCGacatattgtattattatcaGATGCAACACACTCATTTAGGTCAGTTTGGCCTTCGTCGATTTGAGAAGAGAGATGTCagatttcattttccttttaataataaattgttttattggGCTCAACGTTTAGGGTCTTTCACTACTTATGCAACTAATTGTAATTCTTTGATCAGTGTAGATATAGAATGTGATATGATATTTCACTCATTTGACTGAGCTGCAGCACCTGCATCACTTTGCTTCAGCTGCCTTTTGACCCCGGTTAAGTTTTACATGATCTTTGATgtgttttacagtaaatgtgaCTTATTGTGAATCCTGCTTTTCACGAGTCGGGGTGTGGAATCATCTGAGCTCTCCTTCAGTATCCAGCAATCAAATCAGATACTGTGAAAAGAGGTGTTATTAAACCTGTCGGAGCCTGTTCAGGTGGCGTAGCACCCTCATCCTGTGTCAAAGCTTTGAACAAACAGATTACtgcagaaagtgaaaataacatTTGCTCTCACAAAGactttgagtgttttttttaactcaaccACAGCTATATTacgcgtgtgcgcgtgtgtgttgcCAGTATTTAAGCAGCTAGCCCAGATTTCCTCTGCTCATTTGTTCTGCTGTCATGGATCTGAAAGTTGCctttgtggttgtttgcctGTTTGCTTTGGCCATCACCTCTACTGAAGGTAAGGACCCCACTAACTTTACAAATGCCCGTCTTAAAACCAAGATTTACCTCTTCATAAGTCATGTACAtgcttttaaatttaaattttcttaatttgtttcTATATTAAGTATATTTGTTCTCAGTATGGTGCataacaaatcaaaatataaCATACTGTTCTATTtactctttatttttattaatttatttgcttttatttttattgatgatgattatgatattcttaatattattattattcatctcagaaataaagaaaaccacTGTAATTGTTTTGTTCGAACCTACATGCGTGGGGAATAGGGAACATAATTTTGGGAGGTTGAACAGAACTGATAGCATCAAGAAACAAGtgagatttttattattaactgtttgtttgtgtgttaacacTTGTACTTATGTGCATATAAGATTTTGTTTCCCTTACTGTGGCTCTTAATCTCACATCATAGCTGTCATCCCAAAATGCTGCATGAAAACAGCAGCGCATGTGAACAAACATTGGCTGATGAAGGTGGAAAAGTGGTACGTTCAGCAGAGCAGCGGCGCCTGTGACATCTCTGCACTGATGTAAGAGCAACAACGAGCCGCAGCCATTTGCTTCATTGTGATTATCCATTCATATCAACATTCATACGTTACTGATCTTAGTCAAGATCTTGTCATGAccacaaaataaactacagaaGAACCAGATGAGCTAATAACCTGAACTTGAGTTACACGTGCctgcttttatattttcattattatcttCAACTGAATCTTCCTTGTGGCTCCTCAGACTTTACGTGAAGGGCCAGCTGAAGCCCATATGTGCTCCTCTCAAGGTGAAGACTCTCCTGAAGAGTCTgcagaagagaaggaagagacacaatgtgaaagcagctttctgAGTTTTGGAATGAAAAACCTCATCGTGTTTTCTAACTCTGGTGTTTTCCAGTTCTCACCGTGGTTTATCTTTTTCATCAAATATGCAGGGGGCCCTATACTGAACTGTTACTGAATTGAATCTCTATATTGTAATAAGAAATGTTGACATGTAAACTGGGATGTGGAACTTTGTGAGGGATctaaaacaaatactgtaacTTAACCTGggaagtgaaagtaaaaagcGCTGATATGCCATGACTGATCCCACTGAGAGAAAAACTGCTGCAAACAACAAatactataaaaaaaactgttggaAAGTTTCACTGAgctcatttatttgatttattctgttTCATTCCCAAGTGAGTGAAAAGAGGCATTTACTGTAACTGAGGAGCCTTTTTGTTTGCTTGgtattttacttttgtgtttttatctaaGTATTTTTACTCGAATGCATTCATAATCCTTCAGGACATTTTACtcctttatctttttctttttttttccaggctcatttattacatttctgtctATTTACTTCTGtctacatttaaatgtaaatgttccaGTGCTTCCTTCACCACTGGAAAACTTAGAGGCATAATCTCTGTTAAAATGACTGTGAGTTACAACTCAATATAAAGCAGCAACAATAAAGTGCAAATGGATGGAGGTGAAGATGAAAGACAAATCTCCAGATGTTTCCTTGTCCAATATGAAGACTTTGCAACTCAGcagcgccctctagtggaagAAAACGGACCGCAGAAATCCACAGAAACTATAACTCTACACTAGTGTAAACAGCCGTACAGATATTAGTCATTTCACATTATTGATTCCAGACAGATCCAGCAAAGCGTTTTTGATCATCAGCAAACTCAACAAAGTGAAACGTGTCAGTATGACTGTTTTCAAACTGAGCAAACAAAAGGAGTGTAGCTTGTACGACGCATGTGGATAATCAgctgtttgggggggggggggggctcctctCGGCCCAGGGCCTCAGACGATCGCCTGCTTTTCCTACGCTGTTGCCACACACCTGAGTTAATGTACACACGACACAAGCTTGAGCACAAAGGTGAGGCAAATACATGTGTGTAGCGCTTCTCAACAGCGAGGCAATTCAAAGGGCTTCAAAGTAAAGGCATCAAGACCAATTGTGCAAACAATATAAGACAAAAGAGTAAAGAAGCGTTTAGGAATCAATTAAAAAAGAGGCACACAGACAGTTTAAACACATAAAGTAATACGAGTTAAAGTTACAATGCAGTGTAAGTACAGGAGCCTCCTTTGTCCCTGTTTTGACTATTACTAGGCGTTTATATATAAGTACTATTACTGTATAAACTAAATATCATTTGTAATACAGGCCTTTTATCTGTAATAAGGTATTGCACATAATGGAAAATATAACTcatacaacattaaaatactgCATAATACATTCcaaataatatcaatatattaaAATAGAAAACCTGTATTGCACATGATGCAAAATACATTCcaaatatgtattaatataattcaaattaaaatgtttataataaGGTAATGATCATTAACATTCTGCAAAATACATTCCAAATAAATAacctttatttgtctttttaccAACTTATGTgtgctttattttaaaatattgtctATAGATCACATTTAACTTACCTCCCAGAGAAAtgctttaattattttcatagTAAAGTactttgatatatatttttgatataTGGCTTTTGTCTCCCACTAAGAGGAAACTGTAATCGCGCGGGCACCTCCCACGTGAGTACTGTTCCTTTGCGGATGTTCAAGACGTTGACAGGAAACAACTGTATCGCAGCAGATCCCCGGATCCCTGCGCCGCAGGAACAAGTGCGGAGATTTTAAACtctctttatttcacagattGTCTCTCGTTGATCCACGATGCCCGACATAACTCCTCCAGACTCCGGGGAACACTCCGCGCTGCTCCGCTTCTCCTCCGCACTGTTTTACGCGTGCAGCTCCTTTCTGATCACGGTGGTGAATAAAACCGTGTTGACCAGCTACACGTAGGTGGCGCccctgccttttttttttaatgaatcaatgaatgtgtgtggtgTCCCCCCGTCCTCTCACCCTCTGATCTAATGCTGATGTGTTTCCAGGTTTCCCTCCTACATGTTTCTGGGAATAGGTCAGGTAAGTTCTCCGGCTGTGTCCGGCTCCCtctttgtctgtcacacacacacacacacatctcacccaTCTCACCCATCTCACCCGTGTGTCACTTTCAGATGGTCACCACTGTTGTTGTCATTTACGCTGCCAAAAAGAGCAAAACAGTCCAGTTCCAGGACTTTGACAAAAGTATTTTCATCAAAGTAAGCGTTCAGAACATgactcatcttcatcattcaTCCTTATTCATTCACATGTCGTCTGTTTTCTATTTGCAATATCGTATACGTCTTTTTTTGAATAATGTCTCTCCAGatcttccctcttcctctgctgtacGTTGGGAATCAAATAACAGGACTGGCCAGCACCAAAAAACTCAGGTTTAATCAGTTGGTTTTAATTGTGGTAGATTCTGATCTTTAAAGTTTCTTATCCTGCAAACTCCTAACAAAACATTGTTGTCTTTTACAGTTTGCCCATGTTCACAGTATTACGGAAATTCACCATATTGATGACAATGATCTTGGAAGTGTATATACTAAGGTAAcactttttttatattgcaATCAAAGCCTTGAAAGACCTGTTTGGATTTGAATTGTTACAGGAGAGTAAAGTTAAATAGGAGTTCCCAGTGGAGGGAAGGGAGAAGGTGAAAAATGCAGAGTTACAGGTTGTGATAAAGTGTAGGTTTAATCAGAAAACACTACAACAGATCACAAAAATATAACAGCAATAAGAAAACgcaacaataaataacaaatcatTACGACAGattaaaaattacaaaaaaaattacaataaacaaCGGCAAAACACAATTTCCTCCTTTTAAAAAGATGGACAGTGTGTCCGTCCAATCAGCGAGGAGCCTTGGTGATAGGTACCTTCTTTATCTGCCATagtgtttgatttgttattgTGTATCTCTATTTGTCGTGTTTTACAATTTGCACTTCAGGACCACCATAAAGTGCTGATAAGTGTCCTTCAGTACTTTGACAGTAAGGTGCCTTTTTTACGAATCACTGAACGGGCCTATAGGGCTGAAGGGGTCTGGGGATCCAGGGTCAGAACCTTAACTAACAAGAGACAAAAATCAACCAGAATAAAGAGTCAAAACGACAGACAAACTAACAAAACTACCACATAAACGTCtcttatctgtgtttttatatagaaAGGCCTTTTACATGTCTCTGCCAAGGGCTCGATTGTCTTGTAACCCATCCATGCTCATGAGTCTCCACTTTCCCCCTTTTGTTTTCCAGAAAAACGTTTCCCAGACGTcttgttttcagtgttgtgaCGATAGTTGTTGGTGCCATGATTGCTGCGAGGTACGCATGTTTTATTTGGACTTGTTGCTGAAGAACCGAACTAAGTGCGGACAGAAGCTTATAGCTgcatctttctttctcctgtaGCTCCGACCTGGCCTTCGATTTGAGGGCCTACACCTTCATCCTGCTCAATGATGTCTTCACCGCCAGCAGCAGTGTGTACACCAAGCAGAAACTTGGCGTGGAGGTAAACAATCGGTAGAGATACAACAGTTAAATGTCAGCGTAGGTGTGGTTGATTCCTTCAATGAGAAAAGATGTCAGAACAGGTTATACTTGCTTTGTGGGTTAGATGTCATTGAGTAAGCACATTATTCTATTTATAGTATCAAATATTATCTTAGACAATTAGATGAAACCCACCTTCTTTATGCCTccccataagtgaagccaaacgGTCTTGtatgccacctggtggctggcatcAGTACAGGTCATcagtccctcctcctctacatgggccaaactaaaaagtcacgtacatgttgaatacattttctcaaagatggttgcTGTTATTtaaggttgttcttatcacactgatgtatgttcatgtgttgatttttcccacaagtttgattttaattagttattctttatatacagtctatggtacatACATGCAGAGGTGTAGTGGCCATCAGGGATGCTAGGACGAATCTCAGTGGGCTGCCACATATGTCCaaaaaatccataaagtttttacccgCCCAGTCTGTGTCTTTATCGGCCCTCACACCGTCTCGCTGGCCAATCACAATCAAGTTGGTTCAAGTGCATGAACTAACCCTCAGTGATTTTGGTCACATTATAActgatgttttcctcttttttaattattcaggGTCTTGGGAAGTACGGTGTCTTATTTTACAATGCGCTCCTCCTTGTTATCCCCACTGTCCTGTTCAGTGCCTTGACGGGAGATTTGCAGATGGTACATTTACTAACTAATACAACATATTCGgtctgggtgtgtttgtgcgtttccTTTTCTGACTGACTTCTATGTTTTGATCCTCAGGCCGTCACATTTGAGGGCTGGTTTAATAGcacgtttgttttttgtttcctcttgtccTGCATCATGGGGTATGTCACCTCATTTCAGTGCAAACTGTTCATATTGATATTCATACAAGATCCATCTTACTTACATTATTGCCTCAGTCGACCCAGTTTCCTAAAACtcacctctctttttttccaggtTTGTGTTGATGTATTCCATAGTCCTGTGCAGCTATTATAACTCTGCACTTACTACCTCAGTCGTTGGAGCAATAAAGGTGCGAACACACTGACGATAAACATGATGATAAACAatcaagaggaagaaaaattTGTCAAAATGGCCTTTTTTTGTGATGTTAAGAATTTCCTAAATCCACACCTATTTCTAAATCTGCACCAATTGctaattactttttttctgGCTAtcgtgattgttttttttatacttacTGTActtcttttaaactttaaatttactttttttttttacttttactctacttctttttacttttccctttatttgtacttttttaaatgttttgctttaaaacataaaactatatgaaaatgtaataaatctgTTGTCACTTTTTATCATCCAGAATGTTGCAGTAGCCTACATTGGCATATTTGTGGGCGGAGACTACCTCTTCTCTTGGACTAACTTCATAGGCCTCAgcatttggtaaaaaaaaacaatttgtccAGTTTCATTTtcgttttttaatttctttatttaacttATAATAATAGGAAACATTTAGTTAAATGTCATTGTTACATGTTGTTACAATTCTTAACAGGGTAGTTGATGTGaccatgtgtgaatgtgatgtgaACATTACTTAGAACATTTATAGTTCTTGTTTCATCAGAGCAGCACTGACACTAAATCCAATCCAGGCTCAGATAtataaattaatgaatgttttACAAATGACTCAAAGTcaaatgtgcctgtttttttatgttataaCAGGAATTTTTTAGCTAAATATTTTCCAATGTGTCCTGATTTTATTCCATGGCCCAACATCTGATTGCTTTTGTCTCTTGTTTGCAGTATGTCAGGGGGACTCGCCTACTCTTTTATCACCTTTAGCACCAAATCGTCTCAAGTGAAAGCAGAAGTGAAAGAGTTGAAGACGGACATCACACTAGATCCAACAGGGAGGGCAGTTACCATCTTCTAAATGAACGATGTTTTAGCATTCACCACTTGATGGCATTGTTCTGCTTCATATTGGAGCATAATATTGCTTCCACACTTTTATCAACCTTCGCTATGGAgattatattttcatcatgtttattacaCATTAATTACTGAGCCAGTTCGCATGGGCTGTGGGTGGGGGAAGAAACTGTCAAATTAGGGGGAAGATCTGGTTATAGGATGGATTCTGGATTATAATTTaagaatttatatatttttttaatcctgacACAAggtatttttcaacatttttgtaaatttctCAGGAAATGATGTACAAAACAGAATTTGAATCTTATTTatgactgtttttttcaattgatGCAGATTATCAGACTACTTCCTGTTccgttgttttattttattttgttcttatctgtaaagcactttgaagcgtgctatataaatagtttattaggattatttttctaaataccATATGAGAGCTAGATGGACACATATAGGAcagtttggccttggtggagatcATCACGTCACTCAGGGCCACTcaggtttttatatttatttaagctaaataaatgaatttctCTGGACACATGACTCCTGTTATCTATTTGATTCCACtactaaaacacaaacaaactgacatgGAGAGCATCGAATTTCTGGGTCAACTTCAGTGAATGTTTATTGAAAACCAACAATTTATAGAACAATGTGGACAGTCAGAGAAATCTGTGTAAAATATCTACCAAGCGAAGCAGGATCACTCTATACATGTCACAAACATGGAAACTGTCAGGAGGATGTTAGCGGAAACTAAGAGTTCAACTTCAAAGCTCTCTGTAAATTGTGCACACTCAATATTCTAACA includes:
- the ccl27a gene encoding C-C motif chemokine 27a; protein product: MDLKVAFVVVCLFALAITSTEAVIPKCCMKTAAHVNKHWLMKVEKWYVQQSSGACDISALILYVKGQLKPICAPLKVKTLLKSLQKRRKRHNVKAAF
- the slc35d2 gene encoding UDP-N-acetylglucosamine/UDP-glucose/GDP-mannose transporter isoform X1; protein product: MPDITPPDSGEHSALLRFSSALFYACSSFLITVVNKTVLTSYTFPSYMFLGIGQMVTTVVVIYAAKKSKTVQFQDFDKSIFIKIFPLPLLYVGNQITGLASTKKLSLPMFTVLRKFTILMTMILEVYILRKTFPRRLVFSVVTIVVGAMIAASSDLAFDLRAYTFILLNDVFTASSSVYTKQKLGVEGLGKYGVLFYNALLLVIPTVLFSALTGDLQMAVTFEGWFNSTFVFCFLLSCIMGFVLMYSIVLCSYYNSALTTSVVGAIKNVAVAYIGIFVGGDYLFSWTNFIGLSICMSGGLAYSFITFSTKSSQVKAEVKELKTDITLDPTGRAVTIF
- the slc35d2 gene encoding UDP-N-acetylglucosamine/UDP-glucose/GDP-mannose transporter isoform X2: MPDITPPDSGEHSALLRFSSALFYACSSFLITVVNKTVLTSYTFPSYMFLGIGQIFPLPLLYVGNQITGLASTKKLSLPMFTVLRKFTILMTMILEVYILRKTFPRRLVFSVVTIVVGAMIAASSDLAFDLRAYTFILLNDVFTASSSVYTKQKLGVEGLGKYGVLFYNALLLVIPTVLFSALTGDLQMAVTFEGWFNSTFVFCFLLSCIMGFVLMYSIVLCSYYNSALTTSVVGAIKNVAVAYIGIFVGGDYLFSWTNFIGLSICMSGGLAYSFITFSTKSSQVKAEVKELKTDITLDPTGRAVTIF